The following coding sequences lie in one Aspergillus luchuensis IFO 4308 DNA, chromosome 8, nearly complete sequence genomic window:
- a CDS encoding putative secondary metabolism biosynthetic enzyme (COG:I;~EggNog:ENOG410PJ6Y;~InterPro:IPR009081,IPR006162,IPR036291,IPR036736, IPR010080,IPR020806,IPR013120,IPR013968;~PFAM:PF00550,PF07993,PF01370;~antiSMASH:Cluster_8.4;~go_function: GO:0031177 - phosphopantetheine binding [Evidence IEA]) → MDLDVFMMFSSIAGVLGMPGLGNYAAANAFLDALAHQRRAQNLPATSVAYGVWEGEGMAAGLTGRTTLTHLAKFGLDPLKPEEGLKLLEQTIRGGRALTVAAALDPERLRIYLKNEHAERGGIPSFYSKLLSEQERNGSCNEPRNSGRAGNLRTKLSKAPAGQHEAIVLAMVRETVAKALGFTSAGQVDVDIPLQDIGFDSLTAVLLRNRLSALTSLKTLSAGSITWQYPNLRSLSHFLLSQIQSEAQAQSKQSCSVSDHTRKQSVNSTTYTMEAARKGHLDPDIAFDNIEEAQRPRSVFVTGATGFVGAFILRELLELGIAAHCLVRAEGVKHGQQRLVESLASYDLWKHDYAPLLTPVVGDAAKPLFGLTNVAFDDLANRVDAICHSGALVDWLRPLNDYIGPNVISTHEVLRLASRGRGKAVHVISTLATLPMHMGYDVPEHDREYGYSTSKYIAERMVAAARWRGARASVYRVPFVAASAATGHFRVDRGDFLHNLIAGSIQMGSFPSLDADLSVVQPVDYLSKTVVAIMVHDRSRIGHDFDFVNKHAVSCNHFFQLMGGDDAGTLLPFHEWQLRALAYAAAHPKSALARIGTIIDGLADESALAAMLKGLPTGEHVLGGDVYPAPLVDEQLARHYRDRIDMFNSDGPISSLEPGKME, encoded by the coding sequence ATGGATCTAGACGTGTTCATGATGTTCTCGTCAATCGCGGGGGTTCTGGGCATGCCTGGTCTAGGGAACTACGCAGCCGCAAACGCCTTTCTTGATGCGCTAGCTCATCAACGTCGCGCCCAGAACCTGCCGGCCACCTCAGTGGCATACGGAGtctgggagggagagggcatGGCGGCTGGGCTGACGGGTAGGACGACATTGACTCACCTTGCCAAATTCGGTCTCGATCCGTTGAAGCCCGAAGAGGGCCTGAAGTTATTGGAGCAGACCATTCGCGGTGGCCGGGCGCTCACCGTGGCCGCGGCCCTTGACCCAGAACGACTCCGGATTTACCTGAAAAATGAGCATGCAGAGAGGGGCGGCATACCATCGTTCTATAGCAAGCTGTTAAGTGAACAGGAAAGGAACGGAAGCTGTAACGAGCCGAGAAACAGCGGGCGAGCTGGGAACCTGCGCACGAAGTTGAGCAAAGCGCCTGCGGGGCAGCACGAAGCCATTGTGCTGGCCATGGTTCGAGAAACAGTAGCCAAAGCACTAGGATTCACGTCAGCTGGCCAGGTTGATGTGGATATACCCTTACAGGATATCGGTTTTGATTCATTAACGGCCGTTCTGTTGCGCAACCGGTTGTCCGCGCTGACTAGCCTCAAAACTCTGTCTGCTGGGAGCATCACATGGCAGTATCCAAACCTGAGATCCCTTAGCCACTTCCTGCTGTCTCAGATACAGTCAGAGGCACAAGCACAGAGCAAGCAAAGCTGCTCGGTATCGGATCATACTCGGAAGCAGTCGGTAAACAGCACAACGTATACTATGGAAGCGGCCCGGAAAGGTCATCTCGATCCTGATATTGCCTTTGATAATATAGAAGAAGCTCAACGTCCAAGGTCTGTCTTCGTCACAGGTGCTACTGGCTTTGTCGGTGCTTTCATTCTGCGCGAGCTCCTCGAGTTGGGTATCGCCGCCCACTGTTTGGTACGTGCCGAGGGTGTCAAACACGGCCAGCAGCGGTTGGTAGAGTCGCTCGCCAGCTACGACCTCTGGAAGCACGACTATGCGCCACTACTCACCCCGGTTGTTGGCGATGCAGCAAAGCCTTTGTTTGGTTTGACCAACGTGGCTTTTGATGACCTGGCCAACCGTGTCGATGCTATTTGCCATTCAGGCGCCCTAGTCGACTGGTTGCGGCCCCTGAATGATTATATCGGCCCTAACGTCATCAGCACGCATGAGGTCTTGCGCCTAGCCTCACGTGGCCGTGGAAAGGCAGTCCATGTTATAAGTACTCTCGCAACCTTGCCCATGCATATGGGCTATGATGTTCCCGAGCACGATCGAGAATACGGTTACTCCACCTCCAAATACATTGCAGAGCGCATGGTGGCCGCGGCACGATGGCGCGGAGCCAGGGCCTCTGTGTACCGTGTGCCCTTTGTCGCTGCCTCAGCCGCGACCGGTCACTTCCGAGTCGACCGGGGCGATTTTTTACACAACTTGATTGCTGGGAGCATCCAGATGGGAAGTTTTCCCTCCTTGGACGCCGATCTTTCGGTTGTGCAACCCGTCGATTACCTGAGCAAAACCGTTGTTGCCATCATGGTCCACGACCGGTCCCGGATTGGACATGACTTCGATTTTGTCAACAAGCATGCGGTGAGCTGCAACCATTTCTTCCAGCTCATGGGTGGTGATGACGCGGGTACGCTCCTACCCTTCCACGAATGGCAGCTGAGAGCATTGGCGTACGCTGCCGCGCATCCGAAGAGCGCATTGGCCCGCATTGGTACCATAATTGACGGCCTCGCCGATGAAAGTGCCCTTGCTGCGATGCTCAAAGGCCTACCTACCGGTGAGCACGTACTGGGCGGCGACGTCTATCCCGCACCACTGGTCGATGAACAACTTGCCCGTCATTATCGAGACCGGATTGATATGTTCAATTCCGATGGGCCAATCTCAAGCTTGGAGCCGGGAAAGATGGAGTGA